A window of Drosophila santomea strain STO CAGO 1482 chromosome X, Prin_Dsan_1.1, whole genome shotgun sequence genomic DNA:
CCTCGTCTGCCTCCTCGCAGAACGGTCTCGGGATCGGCGACCAGTTGCTCTTGGGCAGCAGTCACGGCGAGGCGTTCACGGAGCGCCGAAGAAGGGGTCACAGCCGGCGCAGCAATCACAAGATGGATGTGGAGCAGCAGGTAGGTTTTCGGGGCGACGACAAGGGTTGCTTTCATGGCTCTAATCCATATTTGAATCCCTTCTCAACCAGGTTAAGTGGTCTCGCAAGAACATCGCTGCCACCATGGAACGCTTCGAGCCCACGCCGAACACACAGTCCTCGTCGTCCACTTCATCGCTGGATTATGGATTTGCAGCCGGCGTGATGACGCCCAGTGGCAGCAGTGCCACAGCCTCGCACGGCGGTGGCGCCTCCAATCCCTCACTGCACGTGGCCTTCaacggcggcggtggagctgTGGGCGGTGGCACAGCCTCCGCATCGGGATCAGGTGGTGGCGTCGGCTCGGGATccgcagcagcggcggcgcCATTCAATCATGTCTATTCGTATGCCTACTACGAACCGGGGGCGGCCAAGTGTCACACCAACGTGCCTGCCGCCCAAGGAGCTGGTCCCGGCCAGGGTCACGCCCACCAGGTGCAGTCGAAGAGCCCGCCGCGCAACTCGATACGCGCCCTGCTGGCCAAGAGCTTCCGCTCGAAGAGCAGCACCAACCATGGCGGGCAGTCCACCTCCAGTTCGCCGAGCGCCGAGGAGCGGGATCGCCACACGTACACCACACGCTACGGCACCACCGAGAATCTGTACGAGGAGGTCAGCGATCAGAAGATTCGCAAGGTGCTGTCCGACAATCGGATTGCCAGTGGCTCCAGTGCGGGCAATGTGAAGGAGGAGCAGCGACGGGTGCAGCACAACCACTTTAGGGTGCTCGACGAGCTCAATCTCTCGCTGGAGGCCCTAATAATGCCGCCCACACCGCCGGACGTCAGTCCCAGTCACGCCATGGGCGCCGATGAGCCCAGCACCTCGATGTCCGCCGGTGCAGTGGGTGGCTCGGTGGTGTCCAGCGTGGTGGCGGGACCCTCGAAGACGGCCCAAAGACCACGACGCGGCGGCCTACTGGGCGGTGCGGCTGGTGCTGGGGGCACCTCGAACTCCAGCTCTGCCTCGCACGCCAGCCTGGAGAATCTATCGAGCACGCTGAACAGCATGGAGCTGAAGGATCATGGCCACAGTAGCTGCATCAATCCGGAGTTCGATGAGGGGGACCTCGATTCCGGCTtcagtggcagcggcagcagcagcggtgCCAGCTACAACGAGAGTCTGCGGTACTACAAGtccgccacgcccaccggaCCGCTGCACCACCAtcacaaccaccaccaccagctgcagcagcagcagcaggcgctgCACCACCACAGCCTGAACAACAACACCTTGCCGCACAACCTGCGCAGCTGCCGATCCTCCACCGCGTcggccacatccacatccaagAGCAGCATGGCCAGCTGTGGCGAGGATCAGGGCATTGGCATGACCTTGGCtgtgggcggcggtggcggcatGATGACGCCCATGCACGAGGGATCCGGCGTCGTGGGCGGCGGTTCATTGTCGCCCTTCAACTATCCACGCCGCTGTTCCGCCGACCAGCAACGCGCTTCGGGCAGATCGATGGCCTCCGCCGTGGGCGTTGGACccggtgtgggcgtggccgtgggcGGAGGCATGGGCGGCGGCAGCATGAgcatgagcagcagcagcaacgtgGCGCTGTCCACGGGCGCGAAACCCAAGAAGAACTTCTGGACCATGAAACCGTGATGCTACAAAAAGGCGCTGCGTCACATTTGCAAGAAATGGACTATTGTTATGGTGAGTGCAACTCTGAATTGTTTGACTAAATGAAAATTAAGAAGCAAGAACAGTGTAGAAACAAACTTTTGGACTATAAAGTTTCCTATCTTTATATTTAAGCTTTATATCTTAtagtttatttctttattgcCATGGTTAATAGTTCAAGAGATAAAATCGCTCAAATCATTAAGTGTTTTTATCAATCAAGAGTCATTCACTTCCCTCACAAAATCACAACGCCAGAACgtccatttttttttccacatcGCCGTGATTGCGATTGTGTTAACCCCTTTCAATAGTTGATTactttttatggccatttTGTCATTTAAGATCATCTGCCATGATTATCGCCGTCGCCATCACCATATTCCCACCCCCTCCACTCAATCCCAAATGCCCAATgcccaatccccaatcccacATCCCCAATCCCACATTCCCCACTCGGAGCAATCGCTCTCATATCCCGACTGCTTTTGGGCATCAATTTCAACTTTTCAACTTTAATCATAATAAATTTGCGGCCCCGTTTTCCAGCCACGGCCATGGCCATAGCTTATAGCTCCATTTCACAATCAACGAGATACTTCCGCTGTAGAGGAAGCAGATCCGCGCGagatataggtatatatagATGGTggaggggggaagggggatgTTGAGGACTATCCGCATTCCCAagataataaatttattaactGAGCGGCCCGACATCATCATTATCTGCGAGAAGCGGGCAAAATGTTTTCATCCCTTCGCCGCCGAAATGAATCAATTAAAACTGATTGAACTTCATAGATTTCCTCCCccaatacacacacacacacacacacacacacacacacacacacacacatatatatatacttttttgtaTCTTGCTCGGACcgaaaaatacgaaaaattcatttataaCTGAAACTGGGCTAATCCGCATCGCTCACCAATactttttcttctcttttttttctggaTTGGTTGTGGGAAGCGCTGCGGATATTCCGGGGCCACATATGCCCCCATTTTTATACTGGTCACGGGGATTACCCCGAATACCCCGATGAGGATGGTTAGCAAAGGGAAATAATGGATGTACGGCAGGGGGGAGTgcagtggagtggagtggtgTGGAGTGGAGTGCCGAACATTAAGGCGCCTGTTGAAATGTCCGCAGACCTAAAGATGCACCCATACCACACTATATCCCATAGCATCTCTCTAACACCCTCTTTAATCCGCTCACTCCACTCACTCCACTCACTTTCCCCATTACGCGCTGTGTGAATAATACCATTATTCATTGCATTTTGTTATAAATCTGTCAATTTGCACAATTGTGCGTACAAGCCAGCGATTCACTCGAAACACAGAAGTCGACTCCAAAAACGGAACATTGTCTTGGAAATGAGAAAAACAGTTGTAATATTTCTGAAAAGTTTATTGAGCTCTAAATGCTAtgatattataatttaaatttaattttcaagaTAGCTAATACATTAGTATACTAATTATTactttataaatttattttttatttgttttgtatttatgtttaattagTTTGTTAATATGCCGTTTTTTCTCTGAGTGCCAGGATGGTTTATGCTCTATGCAATTCGACAGGGTTTGCAAGGGGATGCAATGTGAGTGCGTCGAGGGTCGGCGGTCGGTGGTCGGGGGGTGGAAAGTGGAGTGTGGGaggtggaaagtggaaagtggggAGTGGGAGGGCAACACACTTCAGCCCTCGGGGGCAGGGTCGCACATGTGTGGCAGCCGCAGGGTGCACGCTTTCCGCGTTCCTTCCGCTCTTTCTGCGCTTCTCGCATTTCGGCGGCTGCCATAAAAAATCTGTTGCGAAAACTCGGAAATGGCTCCGAAGgcaaaactatttttactggGTATTATTGACGCTCTGATGGTTAGCAAATAATGTATAGCAAGGTATACAATAGTCGATCACTCTATTTACACAAACTAAGAGCATTAACAGTTGGTGCAACTATGAACCGAggtatatatttatgttaGTATAATCAAGTATTTACTGAATTCACAAGAACATATTGCAGGGTAGCAAATGCATCGATTCATTTAGTTGTGCAGCCATTTCCTTGACTGTGCGATGTTGTTGTtccgctgttgctgttggttgTCCGCGTGTTGATTTATATTCGAAACTGCGCCGAGGCGCAACTAATTTGCCTCGGGTGTTAAGTAGCATGTGAAATAAACGCAACGGGAGAAAGCCAAACACATGGGAGAGTGTGGAGGGAAAACTGGGcgttgggtggttggttggttggttggttggttggttggttgggaAAGCGCTGAAAAGGGAAACTCCAGGCTCTCGGCTTTCGGCTGCATTCAATGCCGTTTGGATGAATGGAAGCATGATAGGCAGCGAACGAGTGTGTGTGAATGGTCCATTGCCGCTCCATGAATAAGTGACcgagtgcgagtgtgtgaaTCATGAGGACCCGGCAATATATATGCCATATGAGCTACTATATGTGTATAAAGCACTCCTTATTCAATCGCTGCTTATACAGAACATTTATGCGGAGAATTTCCGGAGTCATTTATGAAATCGGCCAAGAATGCGAGCATTCCCATTCATTCAAAATCtcattcatttaattttcgaCCATTCATGCGGAACCTAGCATTCACCTTGAATTGGGGTTATCAAAGCCAAGAAATATATGCACATTCCCATGTTTTCTGCATTTTTACTTATAGTTTAAAGCTTCTGaatttttcttaaatatttgcttaagcTGTTCCTATTACTTTTCGTTTCAAAGCACTTGTGTACCCTTTCAGTGTAATGATGAGTAATAGTAAGTGAATATGTCCACCCACTCATTGCAGTTGATTCATCCTATTCATTTATTCAAGACGACTTTGTAGAGGACATTCGGTTTTTGTGAGCATTTTCTGGGTGCTCCAGACACAAGTTTGGCTACAAGCCCAGAcatctcatcatcatcatctgtaTTAGAATTTAACCCTTGACCCTAACCCTCTGATGATTCCCCAACGCAATCCCCCTTCGTTTTCGTttccctttattttttttttgggactTTTCTCATACATGTGACCCAAAACTAGTCCTTGGGCAAGTCTATCTGGAAACGATTTGTGCACACTCGATTtgacagtcagtcagtcagttgctttccatttccccccttttattatgatttttttttttttctttggttgGGGATGGGAGCTGTGTAACCCTTTGCCGCCCCACAGCCATcgcccatttcccatttccctttGCACCGAGAATCGTTTAAATGTAgccaacaataataaaacattttaaacttGCGCCGGCTAATAAAGCAAAGAGGGAAAGGAGCGCAAAATGGGGAAAACGAGGAAAAGGAACTTGAAATGAAATCAGAGCCACatcgaaatgggaaaatggggaaaaacgtctgcttttcagctctgggcaaatatgaaaatagATCTCGCCAAGAACGACGACGATTTGGGGATTCCAATGCCGGACAATGGAGATAAGGATGAAAAGGATGGAGCCAAAGGAGCCAAAGGAAGGATTGGGGCCAGAATGGCACATGTGCTGGGGAAATCGGGCATAAACATTCACTTAGCCATAATAAAAGCCAAGCCGCACACAAAGTACTCAAATGAACAACATTTCTATTTAAACAGGGAacaggggtcaggggtcatCACTCCGCCCGCCGGAGGCCAAGCTGGAAATTTGGAATTTGTCAGAAGTTTGGTTGAATGAAGCCTGGTTCCTGGATCCTGAATCCTGTGTCCTGTACTGGTCTGGTTACTGGTGCCTGGTTGACTTTTCTCCGGCTAGATTGCGCCCGACTGATTAAAAATTGAATGATGAAGGCCCCGAGACGCTGGCGCTCACATTGAAATTGTTAAACTTGCCCTGAAGTACGAAAAGCCATCATGCCTTATTCTTATACAACATTGAGAACACCGAAAAAGAAAGCTGAAACttcaaatatattatataaaaggGAACACAAATGTACAAGTATATTTCAAATCGAACAAATTCATTCAGTTGGACAGCCCTAATTGTTGGCagttagttttattatttataaacaaaatggcACGTTATTTGCTCTGGCATCTGAACAAATGCAATTATTCGgtcaatttaaatgcaattctCGGTGGCAAAAACCCAttcaaaagtaattaaaactATGTAGGCTAACACAGACCGTACAGTGTACATATGgcaacaaatttttaatattgGAAAGAAAGCAGGTGCAAATTAAATCGATAGTTTCTAACCACAAACAATGGCCATTTATTCAATGTTGCTCCCCAATAcagtgttttcattttaatgtaAATTGCGCTTTTGCTCTTAATACCCCTTCGACATTTACGGCTTTTGTGTGCGTCTCATTTAACCGACTCACATATCCCTAAATCCGATGCGCAGTATTTCTGCGAGTGTAGCTGAGTGGAAGAATGGCGAAGGAAAACCTTAACCCGCTGGCGCCAAAGTCGCGTGGGTAGCTCAATAAATTTGCAAGGACAAGGACCCGTTTGGTCTGGTTCTCGGTCGGTCGTCTGCTCCTTTCATTGGCAAGGCGCCAAGCCAGCGGATCAGATCCAGGTCCAGGGGTATGGCTGCGGATACGGGCGGATGGGCGGATGGACGGGCGGGCACAGAAGGACACACGGACgtacggacatacggacagacgaacggacaaacggacggacagggGTGATGGCGTAACGGCGGACAAGGAGCACAATGCCAGGCGTAGAGCAATAACACACAACGAATTTTGGGGGTGGCTCAACGGTAGCTGGTGGTGACATTGTCCGCCTGCGTTCCCTTTCATACTCACTCGTGTACAAGTGCACTGGGAGAAACAGCAACTACTTGGAGATGAGCTGTTGTACTTATAAGTGCTAGGCATGGCGATCTTAGTCGTTTTGTACTTTTGGAAGAGTAAGAATATCTACGGTTTAGAAAACAAAATTCATATTCTGAAGTGAACACAATTTTCCTCAGTGCACACACAAAGAGT
This region includes:
- the LOC120455991 gene encoding midnolin homolog; translation: MYPASGSGGGGSAATAAKFQNRCGSPQFASDYPHPHPHQHPHQTTSVAVHSAPPGVVSGGSIASGGSMSMRHGQRVVASTHQHPSQMTLNHGGMGHNHGMGVGMGMGHNHGHAAATLGHPHSHSHNNSSSSSSGGGHGHVGSHLIFPDDMDSIEFCMPAAPSSSSASSQNGLGIGDQLLLGSSHGEAFTERRRRGHSRRSNHKMDVEQQVKWSRKNIAATMERFEPTPNTQSSSSTSSLDYGFAAGVMTPSGSSATASHGGGASNPSLHVAFNGGGGAVGGGTASASGSGGGVGSGSAAAAAPFNHVYSYAYYEPGAAKCHTNVPAAQGAGPGQGHAHQVQSKSPPRNSIRALLAKSFRSKSSTNHGGQSTSSSPSAEERDRHTYTTRYGTTENLYEEVSDQKIRKVLSDNRIASGSSAGNVKEEQRRVQHNHFRVLDELNLSLEALIMPPTPPDVSPSHAMGADEPSTSMSAGAVGGSVVSSVVAGPSKTAQRPRRGGLLGGAAGAGGTSNSSSASHASLENLSSTLNSMELKDHGHSSCINPEFDEGDLDSGFSGSGSSSGASYNESLRYYKSATPTGPLHHHHNHHHQLQQQQQALHHHSLNNNTLPHNLRSCRSSTASATSTSKSSMASCGEDQGIGMTLAVGGGGGMMTPMHEGSGVVGGGSLSPFNYPRRCSADQQRASGRSMASAVGVGPGVGVAVGGGMGGGSMSMSSSSNVALSTGAKPKKNFWTMKP